The DNA sequence CTCGGTTCGGTGCGCCCCGGTGCCAGGTTTGTTACGGCGAGGGCAGACCGATCCGGTACTCGGCGTAGCCCTCATGTACGCCGAGTCGGGTGAACCCGGCCTTGGCCAGGACGCGGCCGGAGGCGGGGTTGTCGGGGTGGTGTTTGGCTTCCACACGTGCCACTGCGGATTCGGCGAAGACAAGCGGGACGAACTGCCGTACGGCGTCGGTGGCGTGGCCGTGGCCCCAGGTGTCTTCGCGCAGGATGTAGCTAAGCGTGGCCAAGTCGGGGCTGTGCTTGCGAGATTTAATGACGCCGATCAGGTCGCCGGCCACGGTGATGCCGCGGTTCCAGTGGGTGCGGGGGACTGCGTGATCCTGGTCGTGGATCTTCTTCAGGCGTACGGCGGCGTCCTCGACCGTCATCCGGTAGTCCTCGCCGTGGGTGAAGCGGACCGAGGCACCGCTGTAGATCCGCGCCACGGCGGGAGCGTCGTCGGGGGTCAGCATTCTCAGGGTGACCATGCGGTCACCTCGGCGGCCGTGGGGCGCTGGTCGGGGTCCGGCGTGAGGCATGCCGCGATCAGCTCCTCCAGGGCCGGGAAGGGCCACGGCTGGACGTCCTGGAGGCCGTGCAGCTTCCCCTGGGCCAGCGTGCGGAGCTTGTCCGGGCGGGGGGTGTCGTCCTCGTAGATGCCGGGGCGGTGTCCGGTCCAGCACCAGAACAGGGAGGCGCCCAGGCCCCAGATGTCGGCTGGGGGGTTCGTCTGGACGTGGACGTTGTCGGCGGTGGACAGGATGGCGTCGGCGATTTCGGGGGCGGTGGTGTGGGTGAGCGCCCCTCGGTAGGGCAGGCGGGCGGTGTCGGGGCCGCAGGCCAGGGCGTAGTCGATGACGTGGCCGGCGCCGTCGGGGTCGACGAGGGTGTTGGTGGGCTGGACGTCCGCGTGGGCCCACCCGGCGGCGTGCATCGGGGCGAGCCGGGCAGCCCACGTCTGGGCCAGACGCAGCAGCAGAGCACGGTGCGCGGTGGTGTTTCCGGTGTCCTCGCGGGTGGGGGCCAGGGCCCGCCACAGCGGCGCGCCGTCAACCCACTCCACCGCCAGCCACCGCCCGCCGCCCCAGGCTCCCGCG is a window from the Streptomyces sp. NBC_01244 genome containing:
- a CDS encoding GNAT family N-acetyltransferase — translated: MVTLRMLTPDDAPAVARIYSGASVRFTHGEDYRMTVEDAAVRLKKIHDQDHAVPRTHWNRGITVAGDLIGVIKSRKHSPDLATLSYILREDTWGHGHATDAVRQFVPLVFAESAVARVEAKHHPDNPASGRVLAKAGFTRLGVHEGYAEYRIGLPSP
- a CDS encoding protein kinase domain-containing protein — translated: MGAAPPPEALEALERRFGTVAHDLLSDRRGSRAWKITTPRAPLVLKANAPEHDGARNKAAEMEQEDRHLLVLAEAAAIRPSYRIDAGAWGGGRWLAVEWVDGAPLWRALAPTREDTGNTTAHRALLLRLAQTWAARLAPMHAAGWAHADVQPTNTLVDPDGAGHVIDYALACGPDTARLPYRGALTHTTAPEIADAILSTADNVHVQTNPPADIWGLGASLFWCWTGHRPGIYEDDTPRPDKLRTLAQGKLHGLQDVQPWPFPALEELIAACLTPDPDQRPTAAEVTAWSP